The following coding sequences lie in one Pseudomonas svalbardensis genomic window:
- the benC gene encoding benzoate 1,2-dioxygenase electron transfer component BenC: MTHSIAFNFEDGVTRFIDANAGETVADAAYRQGINIPLDCRDGACGTCKCFAEAGRYDLGDEYIEDALSAEEAEQGFVLTCQMRAQSDCVIRVPTSSQVCRTRQASYDATISAVRQLSDSTIALSIKGEALSKLAFLPGQYVNLAIAGSEQTRAYSFSSLQRDGEVSFLIRNVPGGLMSSFLTGMAKAGDSMSLAGPLGSFYLRDIRRPLLLLAGGTGLAPFTAMLEKIVEQGSEHPLHLIYGVTNDFDLVELDRLEAFAARIPNFSFSACVANPDSQHPLKGYVTQHIEPQHLNEGDVDVYLCGPPPMVEAVSQFIREKGIAPTNFYYEKFAASAA, from the coding sequence ATGACTCATTCCATTGCATTCAATTTCGAAGACGGCGTCACCCGATTCATCGACGCCAACGCCGGCGAAACCGTGGCCGATGCCGCGTACCGCCAGGGCATCAATATTCCGCTGGACTGCCGCGATGGCGCTTGCGGTACCTGCAAATGCTTCGCCGAGGCCGGCCGTTATGATTTGGGCGACGAGTACATCGAAGACGCCCTCAGCGCGGAAGAAGCCGAGCAAGGTTTCGTCCTGACCTGCCAGATGCGCGCCCAGAGCGATTGCGTGATTCGCGTGCCGACCTCCTCTCAGGTTTGCCGCACCCGTCAGGCCAGCTATGACGCCACCATCAGCGCCGTGCGCCAGCTGTCCGACAGCACCATCGCGCTGTCAATCAAGGGCGAAGCCCTGAGCAAACTGGCGTTCCTGCCGGGGCAATACGTGAACCTCGCCATTGCCGGCAGCGAGCAGACCCGCGCTTATTCGTTCAGCTCGTTGCAGCGTGACGGCGAGGTCAGCTTCCTGATTCGCAACGTGCCCGGCGGCTTGATGAGCAGCTTCCTTACCGGCATGGCCAAGGCCGGCGACAGCATGAGCCTGGCCGGGCCGTTGGGCAGTTTCTATCTGCGCGACATTCGCCGTCCGTTGTTGCTGCTGGCCGGCGGTACGGGGCTGGCACCGTTCACGGCGATGCTGGAAAAAATCGTCGAACAGGGCAGTGAGCATCCGCTGCATTTGATCTACGGCGTGACCAACGATTTCGATCTGGTGGAACTTGATCGACTCGAAGCCTTCGCCGCGCGAATCCCGAACTTCAGCTTCAGTGCCTGCGTCGCCAACCCGGACAGTCAGCATCCGCTCAAGGGCTACGTGACCCAGCACATCGAGCCGCAGCATTTGAACGAAGGTGACGTCGATGTCTACCTGTGCGGCCCGCCGCCGATGGTCGAGGCCGTCAGCCAGTTCATCCGTGAGAAAGGCATCGCGCCGACAAACTTTTACTACGAGAAATTTGCCGCCAGCGCGGCCTGA
- a CDS encoding 1,6-dihydroxycyclohexa-2,4-diene-1-carboxylate dehydrogenase, giving the protein MNRFKEKVALITGAAQGIGRRVAERMAAEGARLILVDRSELVFEVQQQLGQGSQVLALTADLEQYSECSRVMQTAVERFGRLDVLVNNVGGTIWTKPFEHYEASQIEAEVRRSLFPTLWCCHAALPFMLEQGSGAIVNVSSIATRSVNRAPYGAAKGGVNALTACLAFETAGRGIRVNATAPGGTEAPPRVIPRNSADQSAQEKVWYQQIVDQTLDSSLMKRYGTLDEQASAILFLASDEASYITGMIMPVGGGDQG; this is encoded by the coding sequence ATGAACAGATTCAAAGAGAAAGTCGCGCTGATTACCGGCGCTGCCCAAGGCATCGGTCGGCGTGTTGCCGAGCGCATGGCGGCGGAAGGGGCGCGGTTGATTCTGGTCGATCGCTCCGAGCTGGTGTTCGAGGTTCAGCAGCAATTGGGGCAGGGCAGCCAGGTGCTCGCGCTGACCGCCGATCTTGAGCAATACAGCGAATGCAGCCGCGTGATGCAAACCGCCGTCGAACGTTTCGGGCGTCTGGATGTGCTGGTCAATAATGTGGGCGGGACGATCTGGACCAAGCCTTTTGAGCATTACGAAGCGTCGCAGATCGAGGCCGAAGTGCGCCGTTCGCTGTTCCCGACGCTGTGGTGCTGTCATGCCGCGCTGCCGTTCATGCTTGAGCAGGGGAGTGGCGCCATCGTCAACGTTTCGTCCATCGCCACGCGCAGTGTCAATCGCGCGCCGTACGGTGCGGCGAAGGGTGGGGTCAACGCGCTGACCGCTTGCCTGGCCTTCGAAACCGCCGGTCGCGGGATTCGGGTCAATGCAACCGCGCCCGGTGGCACCGAAGCGCCGCCGCGGGTCATTCCGCGCAACAGCGCCGATCAGAGCGCGCAAGAGAAGGTCTGGTATCAGCAGATTGTCGACCAGACGCTCGACAGCAGTTTGATGAAGCGCTATGGCACGCTGGATGAGCAGGCAAGCGCTATTCTGTTTCTGGCCAGCGACGAAGCGTCCTATATCACCGGCATGATCATGCCGGTCGGTGGCGGCGACCAGGGCTGA
- a CDS encoding NUDIX hydrolase, producing the protein MKVRATVICEQDRHILLVRKPRSRWMLPGGKVERGEAIPDAATRELQEETGLGVDGLLYLMELQTASTRHHVYEAFVTSPGEARPQNEIFDCIWYPLDAVQNLNTSDATLRIIKAFQRRL; encoded by the coding sequence ATGAAAGTACGCGCGACCGTCATTTGCGAGCAGGACCGGCATATTCTCCTGGTGCGCAAGCCAAGGAGTCGCTGGATGCTGCCCGGCGGAAAGGTTGAGCGTGGTGAAGCCATTCCCGACGCCGCCACGCGAGAGCTTCAGGAAGAGACAGGGCTTGGGGTCGACGGGTTGCTGTATCTGATGGAATTGCAAACGGCCAGCACCCGACACCATGTGTACGAGGCTTTTGTGACGAGCCCGGGTGAGGCCCGCCCGCAAAACGAAATTTTCGATTGCATCTGGTATCCGCTGGACGCGGTACAGAACCTGAACACCAGCGACGCCACGCTCAGAATCATCAAAGCGTTTCAGCGTCGCCTGTAA
- a CDS encoding DUF2188 domain-containing protein: MSVPMLTKMHMNGYDVLSVNNGPWRVCTKGDRLGAFGSREEALAFAAALPGYKARASRPARSQKSDK; this comes from the coding sequence ATGAGCGTTCCGATGCTGACCAAAATGCACATGAACGGTTATGACGTACTCAGCGTGAACAACGGCCCATGGCGGGTGTGCACCAAAGGTGACCGGCTTGGAGCCTTTGGCAGTAGAGAGGAAGCATTGGCCTTTGCGGCCGCTCTTCCCGGCTACAAGGCCAGAGCAAGTCGGCCTGCGCGCAGCCAGAAATCAGATAAATAG
- a CDS encoding RrF2 family transcriptional regulator, translating to MSLYSAGVEYGIHCLIFLVGNCGDTREASVRDLAELQGVPQDYLAKIFTKLAKAKLVVATEGVRGGFKLARPSDEISILDIVNAIDGQKLIFDCREIRGRCALFEGSAPAWALADQCSVHAAMMVAQKRMEDALAQQTILDLARKVGRKAPAQFNDQVDNWMNDRREKKISASTQASDDPIIQVTDITD from the coding sequence ATGTCTCTTTACAGCGCAGGCGTTGAGTACGGCATTCATTGCCTGATTTTTTTGGTGGGCAATTGCGGCGACACCCGTGAGGCGAGCGTGCGTGACCTTGCCGAGCTGCAAGGCGTACCTCAGGACTATCTGGCAAAAATTTTCACCAAACTGGCCAAGGCAAAACTGGTGGTCGCCACTGAAGGCGTGCGCGGCGGGTTTAAGCTGGCCCGGCCTTCTGACGAAATCAGCATTCTGGATATCGTCAATGCCATCGACGGCCAGAAGCTCATCTTCGATTGCCGGGAGATTCGCGGACGTTGCGCCTTGTTCGAAGGTTCCGCGCCCGCGTGGGCGCTGGCGGATCAGTGCTCGGTGCATGCCGCCATGATGGTCGCGCAGAAACGCATGGAAGACGCCCTCGCCCAGCAGACCATTCTTGATCTCGCCAGGAAGGTCGGACGAAAAGCGCCGGCGCAATTCAATGATCAGGTGGACAACTGGATGAACGATCGTCGGGAAAAGAAAATCAGTGCGAGCACTCAGGCAAGCGACGACCCGATCATCCAGGTAACCGATATCACCGACTAA
- a CDS encoding NAD(P)/FAD-dependent oxidoreductase yields MKQHILVIGAGFGGMWTALSATRLFDIHGHNDVEVTVLAPQAELRVRPRFYEPNAHQLVAPIGELFDAVGVNFIKGSAETIDVAQKRVGYLDASGNQQVCSYDKLVLATGSRLALPNTPGVAEHAFDVDQIEQAVRLENHLKSLVNLPESNARNTVVVAGGGFTGIETATEMPARLRAILGDRADIEVIIVDRGEKVGGSMGAEIAESIAEASIETGVKWRLKSSVVAVDENGVTLTDGQRIDAKTVVWTTGVRASSLTEQIPAERDHLGRLHVDAHLKVIGQEDIFATGDVAYAASDDFGNFALMTCQHAISLGRHAGNNVAAQILGVDPTPYSQPKYVTCLDLGAWGAVYTEGWDRQVKLIKEEAKALKTQINTMWIYPPAADRVTALASADPMIPVA; encoded by the coding sequence ATGAAACAGCATATCCTGGTTATCGGCGCAGGTTTCGGTGGCATGTGGACGGCTTTGAGCGCCACGCGTCTGTTCGACATTCATGGCCACAACGACGTTGAAGTGACCGTTTTGGCCCCTCAGGCCGAGCTGCGAGTCCGTCCGCGCTTCTACGAGCCCAATGCTCACCAACTGGTTGCACCGATCGGCGAACTGTTCGATGCGGTCGGCGTCAATTTCATCAAGGGGTCTGCCGAGACCATCGACGTTGCGCAAAAACGTGTCGGCTACCTCGATGCGTCGGGCAACCAGCAAGTGTGCAGCTACGACAAACTTGTTCTGGCGACCGGCAGCCGTCTGGCACTGCCGAACACGCCAGGTGTGGCGGAACACGCCTTCGACGTCGACCAGATCGAACAGGCCGTACGCCTGGAAAATCACCTCAAGTCCCTGGTCAACCTGCCAGAAAGCAACGCCCGCAACACCGTAGTGGTGGCCGGCGGTGGCTTCACCGGGATTGAAACTGCGACTGAAATGCCTGCGCGGCTGCGCGCCATCCTGGGTGATCGTGCCGACATAGAAGTGATCATCGTTGATCGTGGCGAGAAAGTTGGCGGGTCCATGGGCGCCGAAATCGCCGAATCAATCGCTGAAGCCAGTATTGAAACGGGCGTGAAATGGCGCTTGAAATCGTCGGTCGTCGCCGTCGATGAAAATGGCGTGACCCTGACCGATGGTCAGCGTATCGATGCAAAAACCGTGGTCTGGACCACCGGTGTGCGCGCCAGTTCGTTGACCGAGCAGATTCCGGCCGAACGCGATCACCTGGGCCGTCTGCACGTCGACGCGCACCTGAAAGTCATTGGCCAGGAAGACATCTTCGCCACCGGCGACGTGGCCTACGCCGCCAGCGATGACTTCGGCAACTTCGCATTGATGACCTGCCAGCACGCTATCTCGCTGGGTCGTCATGCCGGCAACAACGTGGCCGCACAGATTCTGGGCGTGGACCCGACCCCGTACAGCCAGCCCAAATACGTGACCTGTCTGGATCTGGGCGCCTGGGGCGCGGTCTACACCGAGGGTTGGGACCGCCAGGTGAAGTTGATCAAGGAGGAAGCCAAAGCGCTGAAGACCCAGATCAACACGATGTGGATCTACCCGCCCGCGGCTGATCGTGTCACTGCGCTGGCTTCAGCGGATCCGATGATCCCTGTCGCCTGA
- a CDS encoding NAD(P)/FAD-dependent oxidoreductase translates to MFQQSTQHVASYYAHTCADRLFDRAALEGEQDTEVLIIGAGFSGLHTALRLALTGKRVTLLEASRVAWAASGRNGGQAILGWSCDMPPLESALGYERARRLWDSMRWAARELRDLPARHGFDCDYRPGHLWTSVMLRRVSLLTEWQHEASHKWGHDGLQFISREALPDWVASERYQAGLFDPEGGHLNPLKLALGLAAAIEQAGGRIHEQSKALNYREEGDRYVVTTERGRIRADVLVLACNAYLDRLDPQLSSCVLPVGTYQVATAPLSEQQATALLPSNVCVTDNQFVLDYFRRTPDNRLLFGGGCTYLGGMPTDIAAATRPYLERVFPQLKGVELDFAWGGHIDLTLKRTPDIGRRGDLYWLQGYSGHGVLPTLAGARAVSDAILGRPDELALYQGLINGSFPGGKYLAAPLEAIGKAWYRLRDSL, encoded by the coding sequence ATGTTTCAGCAATCTACCCAGCACGTCGCCAGCTATTACGCCCACACCTGCGCCGATCGTCTGTTCGATCGAGCCGCGTTGGAGGGCGAGCAGGACACTGAGGTGTTGATCATCGGGGCCGGCTTCAGTGGGTTGCATACGGCGTTGCGTCTGGCCCTGACCGGCAAGCGCGTGACGTTGCTGGAAGCCAGTCGGGTGGCCTGGGCCGCCTCGGGTCGCAATGGTGGTCAGGCCATTCTCGGTTGGTCGTGTGACATGCCGCCGTTGGAGTCGGCGCTGGGTTATGAGCGCGCGCGCCGGTTATGGGACAGCATGCGCTGGGCTGCCCGGGAGTTGCGAGATTTGCCCGCGCGCCATGGTTTTGATTGTGACTATCGGCCTGGCCACCTCTGGACGTCGGTGATGCTGCGTCGGGTGAGTCTGCTGACAGAATGGCAACACGAGGCCAGCCACAAGTGGGGTCACGATGGTTTGCAGTTCATTTCGCGCGAGGCGTTGCCTGATTGGGTCGCCAGTGAGCGCTACCAGGCGGGCCTGTTCGATCCTGAAGGTGGGCATTTGAATCCGCTGAAACTGGCGCTCGGTCTGGCCGCTGCGATTGAACAGGCCGGTGGACGCATTCATGAGCAGAGCAAGGCGTTGAATTATCGCGAAGAAGGTGATCGTTACGTGGTCACCACTGAACGCGGTCGCATTCGCGCTGACGTGCTGGTGCTGGCGTGCAATGCCTACCTTGATCGGCTTGATCCGCAGCTGTCGAGTTGCGTGTTACCGGTTGGCACTTATCAGGTGGCCACCGCGCCACTTTCAGAGCAACAGGCGACCGCGCTGCTACCCAGCAATGTGTGCGTCACCGACAACCAGTTTGTTCTCGATTATTTCCGCCGTACGCCGGACAACCGCCTGCTGTTCGGTGGTGGTTGCACTTACTTGGGCGGCATGCCGACGGACATCGCCGCGGCGACACGACCCTATCTGGAGCGCGTGTTTCCCCAGCTCAAGGGCGTCGAACTGGACTTTGCCTGGGGAGGACACATCGATCTGACCCTCAAACGCACGCCTGACATCGGCCGACGTGGCGATCTCTACTGGCTGCAGGGTTACTCCGGACATGGCGTGCTGCCGACATTGGCCGGGGCGCGTGCCGTGTCCGACGCGATACTTGGCCGGCCGGATGAGCTGGCGTTGTACCAGGGTTTGATCAACGGCAGTTTTCCCGGTGGAAAGTATTTGGCAGCACCGCTGGAAGCCATCGGCAAGGCCTGGTATCGGCTGCGCGACAGCCTTTGA
- a CDS encoding helix-turn-helix domain-containing protein — translation MDMQEEISALAILIQDLRKHKKYTLKELADKIGRSVGFLSQVERGLSRPTVADLTAISETLGVPTTYFYSLPKPMALPWVTRPDERRTLYYADGITDILVSPKMRASFSMLESQLEPGASSGDRHMNDSSEQGGYVLEGELTLWLDDDNPVTLRTGDSFQLASHTHCRYGNLSDQLARVLWVYT, via the coding sequence ATGGACATGCAAGAAGAAATCTCGGCGCTGGCGATCCTGATCCAGGACCTGCGCAAACACAAAAAATACACGCTGAAAGAGCTGGCGGACAAAATCGGTCGTTCGGTCGGGTTTCTCTCGCAAGTAGAACGGGGGTTGTCACGTCCCACGGTGGCGGACTTGACCGCCATCAGCGAAACCCTCGGCGTGCCGACCACTTATTTCTACAGCTTGCCCAAACCCATGGCATTGCCTTGGGTGACCCGTCCGGATGAGCGACGCACGCTGTATTACGCCGACGGGATTACCGACATCCTTGTCTCTCCGAAGATGAGGGCGTCCTTTTCAATGCTTGAAAGCCAACTGGAGCCCGGCGCCAGCAGTGGTGATCGGCACATGAACGACAGCTCGGAGCAGGGTGGCTATGTCCTCGAGGGTGAGCTGACGCTGTGGCTGGATGACGATAACCCGGTGACATTGCGCACCGGCGACAGTTTTCAGCTGGCCAGTCATACGCATTGTCGCTACGGCAACCTCTCGGATCAGCTCGCCCGGGTGCTTTGGGTTTACACCTGA
- a CDS encoding glutamine synthetase family protein: protein MDAVCSDLVAEVRAFRQRFPQVRYVDLISLDIPGHFYGKRYPIDMLEKVAAGSVLKLPQNCVLLGTQGGLFKIGDYCFNDGDPDAPRRLVPGTLKPVSWEKQPLGQMLITSNGTEKPIVFEPREVLAQVLERLGRKGIFPVVAFELEFYLFDRQLRDGLPQFPRDQLTDDADDQPNMHIERLSRFSPVLDDMVETARAQGIDATVITAELGPGQFEINFGHLDDGLRAADWAALFCRSTRGVALKHNHRASFMAKPYLQHPGSGMHVHVSLYDEAGTNLLAANDQQALRHAVAGCLEVLPHCMPIFAPNHNAMRRLSGTVNVATRASWGFEDRDACLRVPESDAKNLRIEHRLAGADANPYLVLAAILVGLEQGLEVGREPIASLNEDRGSGIDFPLEMLEAVRSMQNNVQLREGLGAEFVDVYCENKRQDHLAFLQDISAREYRWYL from the coding sequence ATGGATGCTGTCTGCTCTGATCTGGTTGCTGAGGTTCGCGCGTTTCGCCAGCGCTTCCCGCAGGTGCGTTACGTTGACCTGATTTCCCTGGACATTCCCGGGCATTTTTACGGCAAACGCTACCCGATAGACATGCTCGAGAAGGTCGCCGCTGGCAGCGTGCTCAAGCTGCCGCAAAACTGTGTGTTGCTGGGTACGCAGGGCGGTCTGTTCAAAATCGGCGACTACTGTTTCAACGACGGCGACCCGGATGCTCCACGCCGCCTGGTGCCCGGTACGCTCAAGCCAGTGAGCTGGGAAAAGCAACCACTGGGGCAGATGCTGATTACTTCAAACGGTACTGAAAAGCCAATCGTCTTCGAGCCGCGCGAAGTGTTGGCGCAGGTGCTTGAGCGCCTCGGCCGAAAAGGGATTTTCCCCGTGGTCGCATTCGAATTGGAGTTCTATCTGTTCGATCGCCAGCTACGTGACGGCTTGCCACAGTTCCCTCGCGATCAGCTGACCGACGATGCCGATGATCAGCCGAATATGCACATCGAACGGCTGTCGAGATTTTCACCGGTACTCGATGACATGGTCGAGACGGCGCGGGCGCAAGGCATTGATGCCACGGTAATCACTGCGGAGCTGGGCCCGGGCCAGTTCGAGATCAATTTCGGTCACCTTGACGACGGTCTGCGTGCGGCCGACTGGGCGGCCCTGTTCTGCCGCAGCACACGGGGCGTGGCCCTCAAGCACAACCACCGCGCCAGCTTCATGGCCAAACCCTACTTGCAGCATCCCGGTAGCGGCATGCATGTGCATGTGAGCCTTTACGACGAGGCGGGAACCAACCTGTTGGCGGCTAACGATCAGCAGGCGCTGCGCCATGCAGTGGCCGGTTGCCTTGAAGTGTTGCCGCATTGCATGCCGATCTTTGCACCGAATCACAATGCAATGCGTCGCTTGAGCGGCACGGTGAATGTCGCGACGCGCGCCAGTTGGGGCTTTGAAGATCGTGACGCCTGCCTGCGGGTGCCTGAGTCGGACGCTAAAAATCTGCGCATCGAACATCGCCTGGCAGGCGCGGATGCCAATCCTTATCTCGTGTTGGCGGCGATTCTGGTCGGGCTGGAGCAAGGGCTGGAAGTGGGGCGTGAACCGATTGCATCCCTCAACGAAGATCGTGGCAGCGGAATCGACTTCCCGCTGGAGATGCTGGAGGCCGTGCGTTCGATGCAAAACAACGTGCAGCTGCGCGAGGGTTTGGGGGCAGAGTTTGTAGATGTCTACTGCGAAAACAAGCGCCAGGACCATTTGGCGTTCCTGCAGGACATCAGTGCGCGGGAGTATCGCTGGTACCTGTAA
- a CDS encoding response regulator → MNLPYPIRVALVDDHALVRDGIKALLAVMAPLEVVGEAESGADAIEMVGRCQPDLLLVDISLRDMNGLELTRVLRSQYPSLKVLVLSMYDNNEYVSESVRAGASGYVLKNSPSREIIAAIEAIASGGTFYSAEIAQRLIADKNTDNELTPRESQVLYKMAQGLNNKEMARELDISVRTVETHRLSIRRKLNIDKPAALVKYAIDHGIISR, encoded by the coding sequence ATGAACCTGCCCTACCCGATCCGCGTCGCCCTGGTCGACGATCACGCCCTGGTCCGCGACGGGATCAAAGCACTACTGGCGGTCATGGCCCCCCTGGAAGTGGTGGGCGAAGCCGAGAGTGGCGCGGATGCCATTGAAATGGTCGGACGCTGCCAGCCGGACCTGTTGCTGGTCGACATCAGCCTGCGGGACATGAACGGGCTCGAGCTGACCCGGGTGTTGCGCAGCCAGTACCCGTCGCTCAAGGTGCTGGTGCTCAGCATGTACGACAATAATGAATACGTGAGTGAGTCCGTTCGCGCGGGGGCCAGCGGCTATGTGCTGAAGAATTCACCGTCGCGGGAAATCATCGCGGCGATCGAAGCCATCGCCAGTGGCGGCACGTTCTACAGTGCCGAGATCGCCCAGCGGCTCATCGCCGATAAAAATACCGACAACGAGCTGACACCGCGCGAGAGCCAGGTGTTGTACAAGATGGCCCAGGGGTTGAACAACAAGGAGATGGCCCGCGAACTGGACATCAGCGTTCGCACGGTAGAAACCCATCGCTTGAGCATCCGTCGCAAACTCAACATCGACAAACCGGCGGCGCTGGTCAAATACGCGATCGATCACGGGATCATCTCGCGGTAG
- a CDS encoding cache domain-containing protein, which produces MQLKHKIVALGILPLVLAIAVICALVISMNRQLGEQQAQLIEDSILASKRAELKNYVEMAQSLIEPLYDDGHGDEHAQQKVLEELRKLSFGINGYFFVYDHEGRSLMHARQSELVGKYLWDMKDPHGLPVIQALLKSAQSGEGFQRYAWNKPSSGQVTDKLAYVVMLDRWGWMLGTGIYLEDVERATQQARDEVAQGIRKTMLAIAAVALVAVLFVFASGMTLNVSEHRLADKKLQRLTQRIVSLQEEERSRVSRELHDGISQLLVSIKFQFELASHLLDNGPAHDKGLSTLRDATERLGEAIGEVRSLSHDLRSSLLDTLGLPAAIGQLAAEFEQRSGLVVTYNDNEFDCHLVDGAAVSLFRIVQEGLTNVERHAQAKNVSITLYGSEDSVRLTVVDDGIGFNVAQVERRHTGIGLRNIRERVEHFGGRFDLISMPGRSELDVWLPMKMPGTTR; this is translated from the coding sequence ATGCAGCTCAAACACAAAATCGTCGCGCTCGGGATTCTTCCGCTGGTGTTGGCCATCGCCGTCATCTGCGCGCTGGTGATTTCCATGAACCGCCAACTGGGTGAACAACAGGCGCAACTGATCGAAGACAGCATTCTGGCCAGCAAGCGAGCCGAACTTAAGAACTACGTCGAAATGGCGCAAAGCCTGATCGAGCCACTGTACGACGACGGCCACGGTGACGAACACGCACAGCAAAAAGTGCTGGAAGAACTGCGCAAGCTCAGCTTTGGCATCAATGGCTACTTCTTCGTCTACGACCACGAGGGTCGCAGCCTGATGCACGCGCGCCAGTCCGAGCTGGTGGGCAAATACCTGTGGGACATGAAGGACCCTCACGGTTTGCCGGTGATCCAAGCGTTGCTCAAAAGTGCGCAATCGGGCGAAGGCTTTCAACGCTACGCCTGGAACAAGCCCTCTTCCGGCCAGGTGACCGACAAGCTCGCCTATGTGGTGATGCTGGATCGTTGGGGCTGGATGCTCGGCACCGGCATCTACCTTGAAGACGTTGAGCGCGCCACCCAGCAGGCGCGTGACGAAGTGGCCCAGGGCATTCGTAAAACCATGCTGGCGATTGCCGCGGTGGCCCTCGTGGCGGTGCTGTTTGTCTTCGCCAGCGGCATGACACTAAACGTCAGCGAGCATCGTCTGGCCGACAAAAAACTTCAGCGCCTGACTCAGCGTATCGTCAGCTTGCAAGAGGAAGAGCGCTCACGGGTTTCTCGTGAACTGCACGACGGCATCAGTCAGCTACTGGTCTCCATCAAGTTTCAGTTCGAGCTGGCCAGCCATCTGCTCGATAATGGGCCAGCACACGACAAGGGTTTGAGTACGCTGAGAGACGCCACGGAACGCCTGGGGGAAGCGATTGGCGAGGTTCGCAGCCTCTCCCACGACCTGCGCTCCTCGCTGCTCGACACCCTGGGGCTGCCGGCGGCGATCGGTCAACTCGCCGCAGAATTCGAGCAACGCAGCGGCCTGGTGGTGACTTACAACGACAACGAATTCGACTGCCACTTGGTCGATGGGGCAGCGGTTTCGCTGTTTCGCATCGTGCAAGAAGGCCTGACTAATGTTGAACGACATGCCCAGGCTAAAAACGTCTCCATTACCTTGTACGGGTCCGAAGATTCCGTACGGTTGACAGTGGTCGATGACGGTATCGGTTTCAACGTCGCCCAGGTCGAACGTCGTCATACGGGCATTGGCCTGCGTAATATCCGTGAGCGTGTCGAGCATTTTGGTGGACGATTCGACCTGATCTCGATGCCGGGAAGAAGCGAGCTGGACGTTTGGCTGCCAATGAAAATGCCCGGTACAACACGCTGA